A stretch of Pangasianodon hypophthalmus isolate fPanHyp1 chromosome 9, fPanHyp1.pri, whole genome shotgun sequence DNA encodes these proteins:
- the c2cd4a gene encoding C2 calcium-dependent domain-containing protein 4A: MTTKIFKVDPMWVVEKIRVSVEKTNLFLPTTENSFNIGRMFGEKASADKAKKAALCPNIITPDTIPEFCIPPKISSPLEVKGVEQGKATPCITVSCSESYSPKKEIPFREPISSHIIQVESVDDGPCNKGCSDEENTNADPQSQAALSLPHLAKAQTCYGFCTLLESPHTRRKESLFHNDPNSSGIPLLLPRSRSNTCSRFSSAPVFPASTSPSSFSLNNLTSKLSRRGFGLHRQATQDSDTTSSAESSPFSSPLLARSLPKPSLFKTLSHEKLLYCNIQKTTVSRNNSLSTDEASSTDNSPNVMRRSSEVLIEPLSSSFGLAPPAIFPLDLVLYRERVMKESLVPVGRDGTLRLSAEYCPENQRMRVRLISAEGLYSLSVDPKSINCSISLALMPGKFQKQRSTVIRKSRNPIFNEDFFFDGITEEDLSHWSLRFKVVNKMSTMKRDYILGSCDLPLTCIVSL, translated from the exons ATGACTACCAAG atttttaaagTTGATCCCATGTGGGTGGTTGAAAAGATCCGTGTATCAGTAGAGAAAACCAATTTGTTCCTTCCTACAACGGAAAACAGCTTCAATATTGGAAGGATGTTTGGAGAAAAAGCTTCTGCTGATAAAGCCAAGAAAGCCGCCCTGTGTCCCAACATCATCACTCCGGACACCATTCCTGAGTTCTGCATCCCACCTAAAATCTCAAGTCCACTGGAGGTGAAGGGTGTGGAGCAAGGAAAGGCAACTCCGTGCATCACGGTTTCTTGCAGTGAAAGCTACAGCCCAAAGAAGGAGATTCCCTTCCGAGAACCGATCAGTAGTCACATTATCCAAGTCGAGAGCGTGGATGATGGGCCATGCAACAAAGGTTGTAGTGATGAGGAGAACACCAATGCAGACCCCCAGAGCCaggctgctctctctctgccccaCCTGGCCAAAGCCCAGACATGCTATGGCTTCTGCACACTGCTAGAGAGCCCACACACCAGAAGGAAGGAGTCCCTGTTCCACAATGATCCCAATTCCTCCGGGATTCCCTTGCTTCTGCCCAGGAGCAGGTCAAATACCTGCTCCAGATTTTCTTCAGCTCCTGTTTTTCCAGCGTCCACCTCACCCTCCTCCTTCAGTCTGAACAACCTAACCTCCAAATTGTCACGGAGGGGCTTCGGTCTGCACAGGCAGGCCACGCAGGACAGTGACACCACCTCATCAGCCGAATCCTCACCATTCAGCTCTCCTCTCCTGGCCAGATCACTACCCAAACCCTCCCTCTTCAAAACACTCAGCCATGAGAAGCTACTCTACTGTAATATCCAGAAGACCACTGTTTCCAGGAACAACTCCCTGTCAACGGATGAAGCCAGCTCCACAGATAACAGCCCTAATGTCATGAGGAGGTCGTCAGAGGTACTCATAGAACCTCTTTCCTCCAGCTTTGGCCTGGCACCTCCTGCCATCTTCCCCTTGGACTTGGTTCTGTACAGAGAGAGGGTGATGAAGGAAAGCCTGGTGCCAGTAGGAAGGGATGGAACCCTGCGCCTATCAGCAGAATACTGTCCAGAGAACCAGAGAATGCGAGTCCGACTCATCAGCGCTGAGGGgctgtactctctctctgtggacCCTAAGAGCATCAACTGCAGCATCAGTCTTGCCCTAATGCCCGGGAAATTCCAGAAACAACGCAGCACTGTCATTAGGAAGAGCCGTAATCCAATCTTCAATGAGGACTTTTTCTTTGATGGCATAACTGAGGAGGACCTCAGCCATTGGTCACTGAGGTTTAAAGTAGTTAACAAAATGTCCACCATGAAAAGAGACTATATTTTGGGCAGTTGTGATCTTCCTCTGACTTGTATTGTCAgcttataa